The following are from one region of the Colius striatus isolate bColStr4 chromosome Z, bColStr4.1.hap1, whole genome shotgun sequence genome:
- the CREB3 gene encoding cyclic AMP-responsive element-binding protein 3, whose protein sequence is MSCSEELTTLIDDDLLDFILKDNARYLEAPETEKCLMEDLPEPEVLDKEMDDFITSLLSSFEHEPCMLQGHSPANNDSGISEDQHLYHSPGSNLASSSLSSDIVHADHNYSLHETWPVLESVRPDMAEGVSIYLGMNMDSEGMSKTQEQSFCFPIVVAVDATPQFVPDAFVQADFPEVILIEGKRPLWEKEDVSVPTSPPPRKVRKQLPKKVRPKIQSKQSAQNSRRRRRRKMHMGPGKRMTACTARNHELENKIQLLRKKNMSLLKQLRRLQALVKRFTTKTTIIKTCTMMVVMSFCLFKPQSICSFQNTDTQGELRALPQLISELPNQVAPDVQEDAALEGFSPDPDDLSLLGIRSQSWEEVQSPPNPDPSYFNNSSSSTVLVSAASQLGPPQPQEQLSQSNPLQMVVLVP, encoded by the exons ATGTCGTGCTCAGAGGAGTTGACTACCCTGATAGATGACGACCTCCTCGACTTCATTCTAAAGGATAATGCTCGGTACCTTGAAGCCCCAGAGACGGAGAAGTGTCTGATGGAAGACCTGCCAGAGCCTGAG GTCCTGGACAAGGAGATGGATGACTTCATCACCTCACTGCTGAGCTCCTTTGAACATGAACCCTGCATGCTGCAGGGTCATTCACCTGCTAATAATGACAGTGGCATTTCTGAGGATCAGCATCTGTACCATAGCCCTGGCAGCAACCTTGCCAGCAGTTCTTTGAGCTCAGATATTGTGCATGCTGATCATAACTATTCCCTCCATGAGACCTGGCCTGTGCTGGAAAGCGTGAGGCCTGACATGGCAGAAGGTGTTTCTATTTACCTTG GGATGAACATGGATTCAGAAGGGATGAGCAAGACACAGGAACAGAGCTTCTGTTTCCCCATTGTTGTTGCTGTGGATGCCACACCACAGTTTGTGCCTGATGCCTTTGTGCAG GCGGATTTCCCAGAGGTGATCCTGATAGAGGGGAAGAGGCCCCTCTGGGAGAAAGAAGATGTTTCAGTACCAACCTCTCCACCACCAAGAAAA GTCAGAAAGCAGCTTCCGAAGAAGGTGCGTCCAAAGATCCAGAGCAAGCAGTCAGCCCAGAATAGTCGTCGTCGTCGTCGTCGGAAGATGCACATGGGGCCTGGAAAAAG AATGACAGCCTGCACAGCTCGGAACCATGAGCTGGAGAACAAGATACAGCTGCTGCGGAAGAAGAACAT GTCACTGCTCAAGCAGCTGCGGAGACTGCAGGCCTTGGTGAAACGCTTCACTACCAAAACTACCATAATAAAAACCTGCACCATG ATGGTGGTTATGTCCTTCTGCCTCTTTAAGCCTCAAAGCATTTGCTCCTTTCAGAACACTGATACACAGGGGGAGCTCAGAG ctctgccacagctgatCAGCGAGCTCCCAAACCAGGTAGCACCTGATGTGCAGGAGGACGCTGCGCTGGAGGGGTTCAGCCCAGACCCCGATGATCTCTCACTGTTAGGGATCCGCAGTCAATCGTGGGAGGAGGTGCAGAGTCCACCTAACCCTGATCCCAGCTATTTTAATAACAGCAGCTCATCCACAGTCCTGGTGTCAGCAGCCTCCCAGCTGGGCCCTCCCCAGCCTCAGGAGCAGCTCTCCCAGAGCAACCCTTTGCAGATGGTGGTGCTGGTGCCATAG